In a genomic window of Methylovirgula sp. 4M-Z18:
- a CDS encoding FAD binding domain-containing protein, translating into MKSFDYVRAASLDQAVAAAAEPGSVYLAAGTNLLDLMKAGAARPDRLVDITHLPELDRIEHLSDGSVRIGALVRNSTLAYDRDFAGAYPAVAEALLSGASAQLRNAATVGGNLMQRTRCAYFYDPASACNKRMPGSGCDARAGENRLHAVLGWSEACIATHPSDFCVPLVALDAVVEVTGRSGKREIALEAFYRLPGEAPDRENELEPGDLITAVRLPAEARSFAAHARYLKLRERTSYAFAIVSAAAALRLEDGAIRQARLALGGVAAKPWRTRAAEAILIGAKPRAEIFQKAAHAALAEAKPSGDNRFKIDLARKILVRALAEAASGTPSRVPALPGSPFSSVPGALHDA; encoded by the coding sequence ATGAAAAGCTTCGATTACGTGCGTGCCGCCAGCCTCGACCAGGCCGTGGCCGCTGCGGCCGAACCGGGTTCGGTCTACCTGGCCGCTGGAACCAATCTTCTCGATCTCATGAAGGCAGGGGCCGCGCGCCCGGACCGGCTCGTGGATATCACCCATTTGCCCGAACTCGATCGCATCGAGCATCTGTCCGATGGCAGCGTGCGAATCGGCGCCCTGGTGCGCAATTCCACGCTCGCTTACGATCGGGATTTCGCCGGCGCCTATCCGGCTGTTGCGGAGGCGTTGCTTTCGGGCGCGTCAGCGCAGTTGCGCAATGCCGCGACAGTTGGCGGCAATCTGATGCAGCGCACCCGTTGCGCCTATTTTTACGATCCGGCCAGCGCCTGCAACAAGCGCATGCCGGGTTCAGGCTGTGATGCGCGCGCCGGCGAAAACCGGCTGCATGCGGTCTTGGGGTGGAGCGAGGCATGCATTGCCACCCATCCTTCCGATTTCTGTGTACCATTGGTCGCGCTCGATGCGGTCGTGGAAGTCACTGGCCGGAGCGGCAAGCGCGAGATCGCCCTTGAGGCGTTTTACCGCCTGCCGGGCGAAGCGCCCGATCGCGAGAACGAACTCGAGCCGGGCGATCTCATCACGGCGGTCCGGCTTCCGGCCGAAGCGCGGTCTTTCGCCGCCCATGCGCGCTATCTGAAGCTGCGCGAGCGCACGTCTTATGCGTTTGCGATCGTCTCCGCTGCGGCGGCGCTACGTCTCGAAGATGGCGCGATCCGTCAGGCGCGCTTGGCGCTCGGCGGCGTCGCCGCAAAACCGTGGCGTACCCGTGCCGCCGAAGCGATCCTCATCGGCGCCAAACCGCGTGCGGAGATCTTCCAAAAGGCGGCGCATGCTGCGCTCGCGGAGGCGAAGCCCTCAGGCGACAACCGCTTCAAGATCGACCTCGCGCGGAAAATCCTTGTGCGCGCCCTTGCCGAGGCCGCAAGCGGAACGCCGTCGCGTGTTCCCGCGCTGCCCGGTTCGCCCTTCTCCTCCGTTCCAGGAGCGCTCCACGATGCCTGA
- a CDS encoding D-TA family PLP-dependent enzyme: protein MTLQELETPCVLIDLAKVDANLRRAHDYARAHHLPLRPHIKTHKLPRFAKQQMALGSIGITCQKLGEAEVMVAAGLNDILIPYNILGAPKLARLRALADKADLIVGADSAATIKGYAAHFAESAKHLPVLVECDTGMGRCGVTTSEQAVELARLIAVQPGLQFAGIFTYPAAGKYHEALQWLRDAVMALNDAGLPPRIVSSGGTPDLYHAHEGVGLITDYRPGTYIYSDRYQAAKGVGTLEDCALSVLTTVVSRPTATRCVVDAGSKALTSDLLGMDGYGYVVGYPEAVVKSLSEEHGVIDFSACAASPSIGDRLRIIPNHACVVSNLFDKVNLVSGDDFVEAVPVSARGRVD from the coding sequence ATGACGTTGCAAGAGCTGGAAACCCCATGTGTGCTGATCGACCTTGCCAAAGTCGACGCCAATCTGCGGCGCGCGCACGATTATGCCCGCGCGCACCATCTGCCGTTGCGGCCGCATATCAAGACCCACAAGCTGCCGCGCTTCGCCAAGCAGCAGATGGCGCTCGGCTCCATCGGCATCACCTGCCAAAAGCTCGGCGAGGCCGAGGTGATGGTGGCGGCAGGGCTCAACGACATTCTCATCCCCTACAATATCCTCGGCGCACCCAAACTCGCCCGTTTGCGCGCGTTGGCGGACAAAGCTGACCTCATCGTCGGTGCGGACAGTGCCGCGACCATCAAGGGCTATGCGGCGCATTTCGCCGAATCCGCCAAACATTTGCCCGTGCTGGTCGAGTGCGACACAGGCATGGGACGCTGCGGCGTCACGACGTCCGAACAAGCGGTCGAATTGGCGAGGCTCATTGCGGTGCAGCCGGGTTTGCAATTCGCCGGAATCTTCACCTATCCGGCGGCGGGCAAATATCACGAGGCGCTGCAATGGCTGCGCGACGCGGTGATGGCACTCAATGATGCCGGCCTGCCGCCGCGCATCGTCTCCTCCGGCGGCACGCCCGATCTTTATCATGCGCACGAAGGGGTGGGGCTGATCACGGACTACCGCCCCGGCACCTATATTTATTCCGATCGCTACCAGGCAGCGAAAGGTGTCGGAACCTTGGAGGATTGCGCGCTTTCGGTGCTGACCACGGTCGTGAGCCGTCCCACCGCGACGCGCTGCGTCGTGGATGCGGGGTCGAAGGCACTCACGAGCGATCTTTTGGGCATGGACGGCTATGGTTACGTCGTCGGCTATCCGGAGGCGGTCGTGAAATCGCTCAGCGAAGAGCATGGCGTGATCGACTTTTCCGCCTGTGCCGCAAGCCCGAGTATCGGCGATCGGCTGCGCATCATCCCCAATCACGCCTGCGTCGTGTCCAATCTCTTCGACAAGGTCAATCTCGTCTCGGGTGACGATTTCGTCGAAGCCGTTCCCGTCTCGGCGCGCGGTCGCGTCGATTAG
- a CDS encoding flavin monoamine oxidase family protein encodes MDFDVAIIGAGAAGVAAARRLAGLGFSVAVLEASARIGGRGWTHSVAGLALDLGCGWLHSAERNPWTTIAEAAGFAIDRRTPAWGTQYRDLGFSPSEQAAARAAMAAWHERLETAPPPSDCAADALEPGGKWNGYIQAISGFINGAELERISITDYLTYDDHATDQNWRVLAGYGTLIAASLPSPINLYLSTPVDAVALEAGGVALTTAGGTLRARAAILTASTAVLAGSAMRLPSVLDPWRHAATRLPLGRDEKLFFEILGDNFLAAETHLFGNPHDRRTGAYYIRPLDRPVVECFLGAAGAGIVADEGPAAAFAFALDQLTALLGADVRRRLRPLIASGWSRMTYIGGAYSHALPGQAAARRDLARPCEQRIFFAGEATHTYDFSTAHGAYASGLRAAEEVAAVLAPATLEAAR; translated from the coding sequence GTGGATTTTGATGTTGCGATTATTGGGGCGGGGGCTGCCGGCGTTGCCGCGGCCCGCCGGCTCGCCGGCCTGGGATTCTCGGTCGCGGTGCTGGAGGCGAGCGCGCGGATCGGTGGCCGAGGCTGGACACATTCCGTTGCCGGTTTGGCCCTCGATCTTGGCTGCGGCTGGCTGCATTCGGCCGAGCGCAATCCGTGGACGACAATCGCGGAAGCGGCGGGCTTCGCGATCGACCGCCGGACGCCGGCCTGGGGCACGCAATATCGGGATCTGGGATTCTCGCCAAGCGAACAAGCGGCGGCCCGCGCAGCCATGGCCGCTTGGCATGAGCGTCTCGAAACGGCGCCGCCGCCGAGCGATTGCGCTGCAGACGCCCTGGAACCAGGCGGCAAGTGGAACGGTTACATTCAAGCGATCAGCGGCTTCATCAACGGGGCCGAACTGGAACGGATTTCGATCACCGACTATTTGACCTACGACGACCATGCGACCGATCAGAATTGGCGGGTACTGGCCGGTTACGGCACGTTGATCGCCGCGAGCTTGCCAAGCCCGATCAACCTCTATCTCTCGACGCCGGTCGATGCGGTGGCGCTGGAAGCAGGAGGCGTGGCCTTGACGACGGCGGGCGGCACGCTTCGCGCCCGGGCGGCGATTCTGACCGCTTCCACCGCCGTCCTGGCCGGATCGGCGATGCGGCTGCCCTCAGTGCTCGATCCGTGGCGGCATGCCGCGACGCGCCTGCCGCTCGGGCGTGACGAGAAGCTGTTCTTCGAGATCCTCGGCGACAATTTCCTGGCGGCGGAAACGCATCTCTTCGGCAATCCGCATGATCGCCGCACCGGCGCCTATTATATCCGCCCGCTGGACCGGCCGGTGGTCGAATGTTTTCTCGGGGCCGCCGGGGCCGGGATCGTCGCGGACGAGGGGCCCGCCGCCGCCTTCGCTTTCGCTCTCGACCAGTTGACCGCGCTGCTCGGCGCGGATGTTCGGCGCCGCTTGCGGCCGCTCATTGCGTCGGGCTGGAGCCGGATGACCTATATCGGCGGCGCCTACAGCCATGCGCTTCCCGGTCAAGCCGCTGCACGGCGCGATCTCGCGCGGCCTTGCGAGCAGCGCATTTTCTTTGCCGGCGAGGCGACCCACACTTACGATTTTTCGACCGCGCATGGCGCCTACGCAAGCGGCCTGCGTGCGGCGGAGGAAGTCGCTGCGGTACTCGCCCCTGCAACGCTTGAAGCAGCGCGGTAA
- a CDS encoding class II aldolase/adducin family protein, with amino-acid sequence MDSEELELRREIIAQCRWMNANALNQGTSGNISARCRDRMLITPSAVPYDDMTPEMIAAMPLDRATDEWQGPLKPSTEWRFHRDILRARPDGAAVVHTHANYCTILAIARKSIPAIHYMIAAFGGPEIRCAPYARYGTQALSDNVLVALENRNGCLLANHGMITVGSSLPKAMWLANELECLARQYYHSLLIGTPFILPDQEIAEVMESFKSYGLQDKKD; translated from the coding sequence ATGGACAGCGAAGAACTGGAGCTGCGTCGCGAGATCATCGCGCAATGCCGGTGGATGAATGCGAACGCGCTCAATCAGGGAACGTCAGGCAATATTTCCGCCCGCTGCCGCGACCGCATGCTGATCACACCCTCGGCCGTCCCTTACGACGATATGACGCCGGAGATGATTGCCGCCATGCCGCTCGACCGCGCGACGGATGAATGGCAAGGCCCGCTCAAACCATCGACAGAATGGCGGTTCCATCGCGATATTCTACGGGCGCGGCCCGATGGCGCCGCCGTGGTGCACACCCACGCCAATTACTGCACGATCCTGGCGATCGCGCGCAAATCGATCCCCGCGATCCATTATATGATCGCGGCTTTCGGCGGTCCCGAGATCCGCTGCGCGCCCTATGCCCGCTACGGCACGCAGGCCCTGTCAGACAATGTGCTGGTGGCACTGGAAAACCGCAACGGCTGCCTTCTTGCCAATCACGGCATGATCACCGTCGGCTCCAGCCTGCCGAAGGCCATGTGGCTCGCCAACGAGCTCGAATGCCTGGCGCGGCAATATTACCATAGCCTGCTGATCGGCACGCCCTTCATCCTGCCAGATCAGGAAATCGCCGAAGTCATGGAAAGCTTCAAAAGCTACGGCTTGCAGGACAAAAAGGATTAG
- the irr gene encoding Fur family transcriptional regulator Irr: protein MRSAGLRPTRQRVLLGWMLFGRAHRHVCAEDLFEEATKARAGLSQATVYNTLRQFTDAGLLRQVHMAADRAYFDTNVQEHHHFVVEGEGRIIDVPEMALALTEMPTAPAGFAIAGIDVIVRLRRVDEA from the coding sequence TTGCGCAGCGCCGGATTGCGGCCAACGCGGCAGCGGGTGCTGTTGGGCTGGATGCTGTTCGGCCGGGCGCATCGTCATGTCTGCGCCGAGGATCTGTTCGAAGAGGCGACCAAGGCGCGCGCTGGCCTGTCGCAGGCGACCGTTTACAACACCCTGCGGCAATTTACCGACGCGGGGCTTTTGCGCCAGGTGCATATGGCGGCCGACCGCGCCTATTTCGACACCAATGTGCAGGAGCACCACCATTTCGTGGTGGAGGGAGAAGGGCGCATCATCGATGTGCCGGAAATGGCTCTGGCCCTTACGGAAATGCCGACGGCGCCGGCAGGTTTTGCCATTGCCGGAATCGATGTGATCGTCCGGTTGCGCCGTGTGGACGAAGCGTGA
- a CDS encoding xanthine dehydrogenase family protein molybdopterin-binding subunit — protein MPEISLTRNPAYARHGSNIGQPNTRHEGAMKVTGKARYAADNHPAGMLYAVIAVSTVARGRVASLDVAAAKAHAGVVDVMTPTHKPALAMHPHEKNNPFMFRVDLLQDDQVRYANQAIAVVIAQTLEAATEGAALLAPRYETEPARADLDANESFVPAAVGVGAPAVHNHGDVEAGLAQAVQRIEATYETPAQYHNPIEPHAIVANWDGDKLSIDTPSQGFVFAQMRIAGLFGISPENIHIRSPYLGGGFGSKGMISGPQILGMMAAKLVGKPVKLVLRREQMYGPVGHRSPSRQTVRIGVDGTGVLTALSHHAKVASSTFDDFFEPAADVAHTLYASPAIATSHEAVRLDTGTPLFMRAPGEATGSIALESAIDEAAYACGMDPLAFRLKNYAEVEPISGKPFSSKALRECYAQASERFGWAKRPLAPGQMRDEAGFRVGWGMGTAVFPALMFQGEARAVLRDDGTGLMETGAEDMGQGAWTAFTQISADGLGLDLDRVELRAGTSDLPDAGIAGGSAHTATAGMAIHNAGAAVIAKLAALATDDKRSPLFGAGNAGVVARSGRLFRRDDESRSESYVDILTRAGLKEIEARGKSASDPAAQANYAMHAHGAVFAEVKVDPDLGQIRVTRLVGAFAAGRVINPRMVQSQYLGGMIWGMSFALHEHAIIDRRSGRILNADLAEYHVPVNADVPAMEALMIEEYDPYVNALGIKGVGEIGITGSAGAIANAVWHATGKRVRHFPIKIDDLIDAL, from the coding sequence ATGCCTGAGATCAGCCTTACCCGCAATCCGGCCTATGCCCGGCACGGCTCGAACATCGGTCAACCGAACACCCGTCACGAAGGCGCCATGAAAGTCACCGGCAAGGCCCGTTATGCGGCCGACAATCATCCCGCCGGAATGCTTTATGCCGTCATCGCGGTCAGCACCGTCGCGCGCGGCCGCGTGGCCTCTCTCGATGTTGCGGCGGCGAAAGCCCATGCCGGTGTCGTCGACGTCATGACGCCGACGCATAAGCCGGCGCTCGCCATGCACCCGCACGAGAAAAACAATCCGTTCATGTTTCGGGTCGATCTGCTCCAGGACGATCAGGTGCGCTATGCCAATCAGGCGATTGCGGTCGTGATCGCGCAAACCCTCGAAGCCGCGACAGAAGGGGCGGCGCTGCTCGCGCCGCGCTATGAGACGGAGCCGGCCCGGGCCGATCTCGACGCGAATGAAAGTTTTGTTCCCGCCGCGGTCGGCGTCGGCGCTCCTGCCGTGCACAATCATGGCGACGTCGAGGCCGGATTGGCGCAAGCCGTGCAGCGTATTGAGGCCACGTATGAAACGCCGGCGCAATATCACAATCCCATCGAGCCGCATGCCATCGTCGCGAACTGGGACGGCGACAAATTGTCGATCGACACGCCGAGCCAGGGGTTTGTTTTTGCGCAGATGCGGATCGCCGGCCTGTTCGGGATTTCGCCGGAAAATATCCATATCCGCAGTCCCTATCTCGGCGGCGGCTTTGGCTCGAAGGGCATGATCTCGGGCCCGCAGATCCTTGGCATGATGGCGGCGAAGCTGGTTGGCAAGCCGGTCAAACTCGTACTGCGGCGCGAGCAGATGTATGGGCCGGTCGGGCATCGCTCGCCCAGCCGCCAGACCGTCCGCATCGGCGTCGATGGCACGGGCGTGCTAACCGCGCTCAGCCATCACGCGAAGGTCGCATCCAGCACTTTCGACGATTTCTTCGAACCGGCGGCCGATGTGGCGCATACGCTTTACGCGAGTCCGGCGATCGCGACGTCGCACGAGGCGGTACGCTTGGACACCGGCACGCCGCTCTTCATGCGTGCGCCCGGCGAGGCGACGGGCTCGATCGCGCTCGAAAGCGCCATCGACGAAGCAGCTTATGCCTGCGGCATGGATCCGCTCGCCTTCCGTCTGAAGAATTACGCCGAGGTCGAGCCGATTTCCGGCAAGCCGTTTTCGTCGAAAGCCCTGCGCGAATGCTATGCGCAAGCCTCCGAGCGTTTCGGCTGGGCCAAGCGGCCGCTGGCGCCCGGCCAGATGCGCGACGAGGCGGGATTCCGCGTCGGCTGGGGCATGGGCACCGCCGTGTTTCCTGCGCTGATGTTCCAAGGCGAGGCACGCGCCGTTCTGCGGGACGACGGCACCGGCCTGATGGAGACCGGTGCTGAAGACATGGGGCAGGGGGCCTGGACGGCGTTCACGCAAATCAGCGCCGACGGGCTTGGCCTCGATCTCGATCGTGTCGAGCTCAGGGCGGGGACCTCGGATCTGCCGGATGCCGGCATTGCCGGCGGCTCGGCCCATACCGCGACCGCAGGCATGGCGATTCACAATGCCGGCGCGGCGGTGATCGCCAAGCTGGCTGCGCTCGCAACGGATGATAAGCGCTCGCCGCTGTTCGGTGCAGGCAATGCGGGTGTCGTGGCGCGCAGCGGGCGCCTGTTCCGCCGGGACGACGAGAGCCGCAGCGAGAGCTATGTCGATATTCTGACCCGCGCCGGCCTCAAGGAAATCGAGGCGCGCGGCAAAAGCGCGAGCGATCCTGCGGCCCAGGCGAATTATGCCATGCACGCCCACGGCGCGGTGTTCGCCGAAGTGAAGGTCGACCCCGATTTGGGTCAGATCCGGGTGACGCGGCTTGTCGGCGCGTTTGCGGCGGGCCGGGTGATCAATCCGCGCATGGTACAGAGCCAGTATTTGGGCGGGATGATCTGGGGCATGTCCTTCGCGCTGCACGAGCACGCGATCATCGACCGCCGCTCCGGCCGCATCCTGAATGCCGATCTCGCGGAATACCACGTGCCGGTCAATGCCGACGTGCCGGCCATGGAAGCGCTCATGATCGAGGAATATGATCCTTATGTGAACGCGCTCGGCATCAAGGGCGTGGGCGAAATCGGCATCACCGGTTCGGCCGGCGCCATTGCGAATGCCGTTTGGCATGCAACGGGCAAACGCGTCCGCCATTTTCCGATCAAGATCGACGACCTGATCGACGCCCTTTGA
- a CDS encoding MurR/RpiR family transcriptional regulator, which yields MIDIVEALRQLAENGSKSDQRLAQVVLADMGFASRASIMELAQQAEVSEPTVTRFCRTLRCDGIRDFKFHLAQALAIGGAYLAGGANNDDERPTLDLICDGALGAIERIRSGIDRKQFELAARRLSKATSVLTYGSGGSSSIAALETQHRLFRLGLPVTAYTDGELQCMTASVATKQTVIIAFSISGHAHAVLEAVEIGKSYGAFTIVLTAPGSALAALGDIAITFKIPEDGNLFKPSSSRYALLTLVDFLAAETARVMGPPVLEGLRRIKQSLNTFKINDPSLPIGD from the coding sequence GTGATCGACATCGTCGAAGCGCTTCGGCAATTGGCTGAGAACGGCAGCAAGTCCGATCAGCGCCTCGCGCAAGTCGTGTTGGCCGACATGGGTTTCGCCTCGCGCGCATCGATCATGGAGCTCGCCCAACAGGCGGAGGTCAGCGAACCGACCGTGACGCGTTTCTGCCGTACCTTGCGCTGCGACGGGATCCGCGATTTCAAATTCCATCTGGCGCAAGCTTTGGCGATCGGCGGCGCTTATCTTGCCGGCGGCGCGAACAACGATGACGAGCGTCCCACTCTCGACCTCATTTGCGACGGCGCGCTCGGAGCGATCGAACGGATTCGCAGCGGCATCGACCGCAAACAATTCGAGCTTGCGGCGCGCCGCCTGTCGAAAGCCACATCGGTTCTGACTTACGGGTCCGGCGGATCGTCCTCGATCGCCGCGCTCGAAACCCAGCACCGTTTGTTCCGCCTCGGCTTGCCGGTCACGGCCTATACCGATGGCGAGTTGCAATGCATGACCGCTTCGGTCGCGACGAAGCAGACCGTGATCATCGCTTTCTCGATTTCCGGCCATGCCCATGCGGTGTTGGAGGCGGTCGAGATCGGCAAGAGCTACGGCGCGTTCACGATCGTTCTGACCGCGCCCGGCTCGGCGCTCGCCGCGCTTGGCGATATCGCCATCACCTTCAAGATTCCGGAAGACGGCAATCTGTTCAAGCCGTCGTCCTCGCGTTACGCGTTGCTCACCCTTGTCGATTTTCTCGCGGCCGAAACCGCCCGCGTGATGGGCCCGCCGGTGCTCGAGGGCCTGCGGCGGATCAAGCAGAGCCTGAACACATTCAAGATCAATGATCCAAGCTTGCCGATCGGGGATTGA
- a CDS encoding MFS transporter, whose translation MISQLFPPKQTLQISLLLLISGTCMSALVPVMGYFMIDELGESAWTVGIYNGLVTAITFALNRWTGGQFDKGAIVLRLLLAAGGAYCAAALMLIVAHGLTILLVVVAPLMGIASTGMSTTFAFGRVAAERARVPVARANSWLRAAISLAWMIGPALSFTLIGAYGFGPAFAASAVLGVVWLALLVWFVPADFRADQHRKSNTQANDINWGLMLAALICLMFVLVTALFESAMPMYFIQDVHLPAYAPGLHLSIKCFLELFTIFSSSALVDRIGIRRVLIGAALIAVTTMVLYAEISSLAELIAVSALDGIYYGLFAGVAVTYCQSFEPDRPGRATAVYANSYAAGNMVGSMAMGFIASATSFRSVIFVAAYAAWAVAGVLALEVPLRQRARQSAR comes from the coding sequence ATGATTTCCCAACTCTTTCCTCCCAAGCAGACTCTGCAAATCTCGCTGCTCTTGCTGATCAGCGGCACGTGCATGTCGGCGCTCGTCCCGGTCATGGGCTATTTCATGATCGACGAGCTTGGCGAATCGGCCTGGACGGTCGGCATCTACAACGGATTGGTGACGGCGATCACATTCGCATTGAACCGTTGGACCGGCGGCCAATTTGACAAAGGGGCCATCGTGCTCCGGCTGCTGCTTGCCGCTGGCGGAGCCTATTGCGCCGCAGCGCTCATGCTCATCGTGGCCCATGGCCTCACGATCCTGCTTGTCGTCGTCGCACCTTTGATGGGTATTGCCAGCACCGGCATGAGCACGACCTTTGCTTTTGGCCGGGTCGCGGCGGAGCGCGCCCGCGTCCCTGTCGCTCGAGCGAATTCCTGGCTCAGGGCGGCGATCTCTTTGGCGTGGATGATCGGTCCGGCTTTGTCGTTCACGCTGATCGGTGCTTATGGATTCGGGCCGGCTTTCGCCGCGTCGGCGGTGTTGGGCGTTGTGTGGCTCGCGCTGCTGGTTTGGTTTGTTCCCGCCGACTTCCGTGCCGACCAGCACCGCAAGTCGAACACGCAGGCGAACGACATAAACTGGGGCCTCATGCTTGCCGCACTCATCTGTCTAATGTTCGTGCTGGTCACGGCTTTGTTCGAATCGGCCATGCCGATGTACTTCATTCAGGACGTGCATCTGCCCGCCTACGCACCTGGCCTGCACTTGTCGATCAAGTGCTTTCTCGAATTGTTTACGATTTTCTCATCGTCGGCGCTCGTCGACCGTATCGGTATCCGCCGCGTGCTCATAGGCGCTGCTCTCATCGCGGTGACGACCATGGTGCTTTATGCCGAAATCTCGTCCCTTGCCGAACTGATCGCTGTTTCGGCTCTGGACGGGATCTATTACGGCCTGTTCGCCGGCGTCGCCGTCACCTACTGTCAAAGCTTCGAGCCGGACAGGCCGGGGCGTGCGACGGCGGTTTACGCGAACAGCTACGCGGCCGGCAATATGGTCGGCAGCATGGCGATGGGGTTCATCGCCAGCGCCACGAGTTTCCGCAGTGTGATTTTCGTAGCGGCCTATGCAGCATGGGCTGTAGCTGGCGTGCTGGCGCTTGAAGTACCTTTGCGGCAGCGGGCACGCCAGTCGGCGCGCTGA
- a CDS encoding TetR/AcrR family transcriptional regulator: protein MDKQVVKAVRKPRADSVRNRERVLEAAKAVFSAGGGDASLEAVARHAGVGIGTLYRHFPTREALYEAVYRREVDHLAELADELGEIAPVEAVRQWLKSNVELVATKKGMLAALALTISSSSELYTYSYDRLTKALGALLDRAVTAGDIRPDITAPDLLRALIGLCYLHGQPDWRTSVHRLVDILVDGLRFQPPASPTAAAPQKGRGATPKKRPSTTNPRSSKPRPAARKRP, encoded by the coding sequence ATGGACAAACAGGTGGTCAAAGCGGTGCGCAAGCCCCGGGCAGATTCGGTCCGCAATCGCGAACGCGTGCTGGAAGCGGCAAAGGCGGTCTTCAGCGCCGGCGGCGGCGATGCAAGCCTGGAAGCCGTGGCACGCCACGCCGGCGTCGGCATCGGCACGCTCTACCGTCATTTCCCGACCCGAGAAGCCCTGTACGAGGCCGTCTACCGGCGCGAGGTCGACCACCTCGCCGAGCTCGCGGACGAATTGGGCGAGATCGCCCCGGTTGAGGCGGTGCGGCAATGGCTCAAATCGAATGTCGAACTCGTCGCGACCAAAAAGGGCATGCTGGCGGCGCTGGCTCTGACCATCAGCAGCTCCTCGGAACTCTACACCTATTCCTATGACCGGCTGACGAAAGCCCTTGGTGCCCTCCTGGACCGCGCCGTTACGGCGGGCGATATCCGCCCGGACATCACGGCGCCGGACTTGCTGCGCGCGCTCATTGGCCTGTGCTACCTGCACGGCCAGCCAGACTGGCGGACGAGCGTCCATCGCCTGGTCGATATTCTGGTCGACGGCCTCCGCTTTCAGCCGCCCGCAAGTCCAACTGCCGCAGCACCGCAGAAGGGTCGTGGCGCCACGCCGAAAAAAAGACCTTCAACGACGAACCCCAGGAGCTCAAAGCCTCGGCCGGCTGCGCGAAAGCGTCCATAG
- a CDS encoding (2Fe-2S)-binding protein codes for MNLSISLTVNGQQRVIELDDPRTTLLDLLRERLDLTGTKKGCDRGQCGACTILADGKRINSCLALALSYDGADLVTIEGVANGDTLHPVQAAFIAHDGFQCGFCTPGQIMSAIGLIAEGQAGDDPERIREGLSGNLCRCGAYNGIVEAVLEAQAHSTGAKTRDAA; via the coding sequence ATGAATCTTTCCATCAGTCTCACCGTGAACGGCCAGCAGCGCGTGATTGAACTCGACGATCCGCGGACGACGCTGCTCGACCTGCTGCGCGAGCGTCTCGATCTCACGGGCACAAAAAAGGGCTGCGATCGCGGCCAATGCGGCGCTTGTACAATCCTTGCGGACGGAAAGCGGATCAATTCCTGCCTTGCGCTGGCGTTGAGTTATGACGGCGCCGATCTCGTCACGATCGAAGGTGTCGCGAACGGTGACACATTGCACCCGGTGCAAGCCGCCTTTATCGCCCACGATGGCTTCCAGTGCGGTTTCTGCACGCCCGGCCAAATCATGAGTGCGATCGGCCTGATTGCGGAGGGGCAGGCGGGCGACGATCCAGAGCGCATCCGTGAAGGATTGAGCGGCAATCTTTGCCGCTGCGGCGCCTACAACGGCATTGTCGAAGCCGTGCTCGAGGCGCAAGCCCATTCAACCGGCGCCAAGACGAGGGACGCAGCATGA